In Microbacterium sp. SLBN-146, one genomic interval encodes:
- a CDS encoding dihydrofolate reductase family protein yields the protein MNGGTTFHFRDGAIQDVLSEATAAADGRDVRVGGGISTARSFLKAGLVDELHIGIAPIVLGRGNRVWDDLRGLEQTHTMSTVVAESGTIHVTFSR from the coding sequence ATGAACGGCGGCACCACCTTCCACTTCCGCGACGGAGCGATCCAGGACGTGCTCTCGGAAGCGACCGCCGCAGCGGACGGTCGCGACGTTCGCGTGGGCGGTGGCATCAGCACCGCCCGTTCCTTCCTGAAGGCGGGGCTCGTGGATGAGCTGCACATCGGGATCGCCCCGATCGTCCTCGGACGCGGAAATCGGGTGTGGGATGACCTGCGCGGGCTGGAGCAGACGCACACCATGTCGACGGTCGTCGCGGAAAGCGGCACCATCCACGTCACCTTCTCACGGTAG
- a CDS encoding MFS transporter: MIRTLRGSALGITAALIGWFIVVELVSGILQGYYVPLFSDIVVHLGIRDSDVNWFEAAQLLLSSIVVPVLAKIGDMFGHKKVLLIATVLTAGATWWVAFAGDFWSFLIAWALQGFYVVWLPLEIALIFERGRRQARGTSTTRRAAGLLIVGLQAGAIIGALAAGRVFAATGENLGVTLLIPAIAVTAVFFVILFGVPDSEPLPGRRLDVGGFALLTAGLLLITTALTFIRMPDLPTWLTWILLPLGVGVLVVFVAYERRQDDPAIDIRVFKRPEMWPIQVTAFLLGISVLGAQAPLSTFVGTDPALGYGLGLDATARSNVIGVYLAFVILGAVIFAITSRSLPPRILLIVGAVLLGIGYGLFIPFHDTLIQVLTNMAIAGIGSGALLAALPAAAAAAAPRGQTGVASALTNTTKTIGGTFSSAIFGVVLAAGVGAVASDTAASLGGYLAVWSICAAGGLLAAVLLFFVPKVAFADTLPEELEAAAGEGQIV, encoded by the coding sequence GTGATACGTACCCTGCGTGGCTCCGCCCTCGGTATCACGGCGGCGCTCATCGGCTGGTTCATCGTCGTCGAGCTCGTCAGCGGCATCCTGCAGGGGTACTACGTGCCCCTGTTCAGCGACATCGTCGTGCACTTGGGGATCCGCGACTCCGACGTCAACTGGTTCGAGGCCGCCCAGCTGCTGCTTTCCTCGATCGTCGTGCCGGTGCTCGCGAAGATCGGCGACATGTTCGGGCACAAGAAGGTGCTCCTCATCGCGACCGTGCTGACCGCCGGGGCGACGTGGTGGGTCGCCTTCGCGGGCGATTTCTGGTCGTTCCTCATCGCGTGGGCGTTGCAGGGCTTCTACGTCGTCTGGCTTCCACTCGAGATCGCGCTCATCTTCGAACGAGGTCGCCGACAGGCGCGCGGGACGTCGACCACTCGGCGCGCGGCGGGTCTTCTCATCGTCGGACTGCAGGCGGGCGCGATCATCGGGGCGCTCGCGGCCGGTCGCGTCTTCGCCGCGACGGGCGAGAACCTCGGCGTGACGCTCCTGATCCCCGCGATCGCGGTGACGGCGGTCTTCTTCGTGATCCTGTTCGGCGTTCCCGACTCCGAGCCGCTGCCGGGGCGCCGACTCGACGTCGGCGGCTTTGCGCTGCTGACGGCGGGATTGCTGCTCATCACGACGGCGCTGACCTTCATCCGGATGCCGGATCTGCCGACCTGGCTCACGTGGATCCTCCTCCCCCTCGGGGTGGGCGTGCTCGTCGTGTTCGTCGCGTACGAAAGGCGGCAAGATGATCCCGCCATCGACATCCGGGTCTTCAAGCGACCCGAGATGTGGCCGATCCAGGTGACGGCGTTCCTGCTCGGCATCAGCGTGTTGGGTGCGCAGGCTCCCCTCTCGACGTTCGTCGGCACCGACCCCGCGCTCGGCTACGGACTCGGACTGGATGCGACGGCTCGCTCGAACGTCATCGGGGTCTACCTCGCCTTCGTGATCTTGGGGGCGGTCATCTTCGCGATCACGTCTCGGAGCCTGCCGCCGCGGATCCTGCTGATCGTCGGAGCGGTCCTGCTCGGCATCGGGTACGGCCTCTTCATCCCGTTCCACGACACGCTCATCCAGGTGCTGACGAACATGGCGATCGCGGGCATCGGATCGGGGGCGTTGCTGGCCGCGCTGCCTGCCGCGGCCGCCGCGGCGGCGCCACGCGGGCAGACGGGTGTGGCATCCGCTCTGACGAACACGACGAAGACGATCGGCGGCACGTTCTCGTCAGCCATCTTCGGCGTCGTGCTCGCGGCGGGAGTCGGCGCGGTCGCGAGCGACACCGCGGCGTCCCTCGGCGGCTACCTCGCGGTGTGGTCGATCTGCGCTGCCGGCGGGCTGCTCGCCGCCGTGCTGTTGTTCTTCGTGCCGAAGGTCGCGTTCGCGGACACCCTCCCCGAGGAGTTGGAGGCAGCAGCGGGCGAGGGTCAGATCGTCTGA
- a CDS encoding SRPBCC domain-containing protein, whose amino-acid sequence MATERRLAHSSFTLTRDYPVPVETVWFAFADADQKRNWTGDDDAFEPREWAFDFRVGGRDIDEGRFHGGPVSRFESVYTDIVEHHRIVTTYDMWLDGTHMSTSVASIEFEVIDGGTRMTHTEQGVFFDQFWADGAARETGTRGLHEALARHLGA is encoded by the coding sequence ATGGCCACCGAACGCCGTCTGGCGCATTCCAGCTTCACTCTCACTCGCGACTATCCCGTCCCGGTCGAGACCGTCTGGTTCGCGTTCGCCGACGCCGACCAGAAACGCAACTGGACGGGCGACGACGACGCGTTCGAGCCGCGCGAGTGGGCATTCGACTTCCGCGTTGGAGGTCGTGACATCGACGAGGGAAGGTTCCATGGTGGACCTGTCTCGCGCTTCGAGTCGGTGTACACCGACATCGTCGAACATCACCGGATCGTGACCACCTACGACATGTGGCTCGATGGAACGCACATGTCGACCTCAGTCGCGTCTATCGAATTCGAGGTAATCGACGGCGGAACCCGGATGACGCACACCGAGCAGGGGGTGTTCTTCGACCAGTTCTGGGCCGACGGGGCGGCGCGAGAAACCGGCACGCGCGGCCTACACGAGGCGCTCGCACGACACCTCGGAGCGTGA